The Flavobacteriales bacterium genome contains the following window.
CCGCTGTCAGTGGTGAAGGTGAAGAACTCCACAGGCGTCATCTGGTATTCGCCCAGTGCCTTGCGCAGGTCCTTGTTGTCTTCCAGGACCTTCAGTTGCTTTCCCGAGCCGTCATGCAAGGTCACCGCATCGGGGCTGTTGGCCGTACTGCGCGTATTGATGAAGTACTTGAACGTGCTGCTGAACTCGGCATCGTTGAACCCGCCCTTGGGGCTCAGTTCCACAAGCCCTTTGCCCGTAAGGCCCACCGCGTACACTTCCTGGTGCATGGCGTCCACTTTGCTCGCGGTGAACACCACGCGGTTGTTCGCCTCGTCGAGACCTTTCACACCGAGAACGTCCCAGTTGCCGGTGGTGAGATAACGGCCAGCGGGAATGCGGCCATCGCCGATCTTGGTATTGATGGGCTGGTACCAGATGTGGTTCCAGCCGCTCTGCTCGGTGGTGAGCACGAAGCCGTTGCCCTCCTCGGTGAAGAACAGGTCATCCGTGACTTCCACATAGGTCTTGCTGTTCTCTTTGTACACGTCGCGCGGCTTCAATCCGGACTGCACGGCACGCAGCAGCGGCACGGCCACGGTGCTGATCACCTTCTCGTTCTGCAAGCGGTTCATGCGCATGTACCAGAGCACATCGTCGTTGGCCGTCCAGCCGAAGCGCGGGATGTAGGGCTCAGGTGCATCGCCCAGCGGGATGAGCGTGGAGCTTCCACCCCGTGTGTCATAGCAATGCAGTTCCACGGTGCTGTTGCGCTCTCCTGCCTTAGGGTACTTGAAGCGGTGCTCCTTGGGGTAGAGCTGCGCGGCGTAGGTGTCCACATTGAACTCACGCACATCGGTCTCGTCGCTCTTGAGGTAAAGGATCTTCGTGCCGGCGGGGCTCCACTGGTAGCCCTGTACCAACGCGAATTCTTCCTCATACACCCAGTCCGTGGCGCCGTTGATGATGCTGTTCCATACGCCATCGATGGTCGCTTGTGTCTCCTTCATCGTCGCGAGGTCCACGAAAAAGAGGTTGTTGTCGCGCACGAATGCGGCCTTGCTGCCATCGGGGCTGAAGGTGGCCAGGCGTTGCTTCGGCTTCTTGGGGTCGCTTAGCGGAACGGTGGTCCTCGATGCGCGGTCGTAGATGTAGTGGTAGGCTGCGTAGCTGTGGCGGTAGATGGGCTCCACGTCCGTTTCCACCATCACACGCTTCTCGTCGCCGCTGAAACTGTAGCCCTCAACCTCCAACGCACCCTTGCCGCTGCTGGGAATGAGTTCGTTGCTCTTGAAGATGACGCCCACCGTATCACCTGTGGCGTAGGAGCACTGGAAAAGCTGCGTGGCGCCGTCCTTGCGGCCCATGGTGGTGTAGTGCACACCGTCGTTCATGCTGGCCAGACCATAGACGCCTTTGGTGCTGAACTTCGGTGTGGTCCAGATGTCGGCGCTGGTGATCTGTTGGGCGGCAGCGGCGGCAGTGAGGACACAGGCCGCAATGAGCGAAGTGCTTCGGAACATGATGTCGGAACGTGTTGGCGCCGGAGCGCGTGGAACAAGGGTCGGCCAATATAGCCGGGGGCTAATGCCAAGTTCCGTGCCCGGCGGGGATGAACGGTTGTGATGAGGGAGAACCGCAGATGAACGCATGCACAGATGGGGATGATGAAGATGATGAACACAAGAGAGACAAGCGGGCGCAGCAGTTCCGATTACGCTGCAACTTTGAACGCATTGTAGGTTGCATGATACGACTTCCCATGCTCCTTGTGCTACTGGCCGCATCCACGTTTGCCCGGTCGGCCCGCACGGTGCATGTTTTCGTGGCGGTGTGCGACAATGCCAACCAGGGGATCGTGCCGGTGCCTGCGGCGCTGGGCAACGGGCAGGACCCGCAACGCAACCTCTATTGGGGCGCCATGTTCGGGGTGAAGACCTTTCTGGGGAAGAGCAGCGAGTGGGAGCAAAAGACCATAACCACTGCTAAGCGCGCGGATGTCCTCGATCATGTGCTGTTCAAGCACAAGGCTTCAGGCACGCTGCTTCTCGCCGAGGCGTTCGATGGTGCTGCCATGCGACAATGCATCCAAGGATTCTTCAATGCGCTGGCGGGACACGACACTCTGCCCCTGGTTGCGAACGGCGCCAGCATTTCCTTCGGGGGTGCCGCTGACCTTGTATGCTTCGTGGGCCACGATGGGTTGATGGACATCGACCTTGGCGTTGGCGACGTGAAAACTCCCGTGACCGGTCGGCATGCGGATGCCATGGTGCTGTGCTGCTACAGCGCCTCCTACTTCGGGCCGCACGTGGCCAGGTCGAATGGTGATCTGCTTGTTTCCACCTACGGGCTCATGGCGCCTGAGGCCTATGTGCTTGATGCTGCGGTGCGGTCCTGGGTAACGGGAAAACAGGCCAATGCTGCGCGAGAGGCAGCTGCACAGGCCTACCACGCTTATCAGAAGTGCGGGGTTGGCGCAGCGCGGAAACTCTTCGGTGCCAAGGCATCACCTTGAGGGCTTACTTCGCCCAATGCCGCTGCGCCAAGCCTTCCTCGACCACCTGGCCCAGACCAGTCCGCACCCACTGGCGTTGGACATTGTGCACGCCGAGGGTTGCTACCTCACCGACCGCTCAGGTAAGCGTTACCTGGACCTCGTGAGCGGACTTGCTGTAAACAATGTTGGCCATCGGCACCCGAAGGTGGTTGACGCCATCAAGGAGCAGAGCGACAAGTACCTGCATGTGATCCCGTACGGCGAATTCGTCCAGGAACCTCAGGTGCGCTTCGCGGAGAAGCTCACCTCCCTCCTACCGCCGTCGCTCAATTGCATCTACTTCGTGAACAGTGGAACGGAGGCCATTGAAGCCGCCGTGAAACTGGCGAAGCGTTCAACCGGGCGCACGCGCATCATCGGTTGCAGGAAGAGCTACCACGGCAGCACGCACGGCTCGCTGAGCCTGACGGACAATTCGAAGAAGCGCTACCGCAACCTGCCGCTGTTGCCTGACAGCGACCACATCACGTTCGGCTCCGTTGGCCAGGTGGAGCAGGCCATGGCCGACCTGTCGCACATTGATGAGCGTACAGCTTGCGTAGTGGTGGAACCGGTGCAGGGCGATGCCGGCGTAAGGCTGCCCGACGCGAAATGGTTGAAAACGCTGCGCAAGCGTTGCACCGAGGTGGGAGCGCTGCTCGTGTTCGACGAGGTGCAGACCGGTTTCGGACGCACGGGCAAGTTGTTCGCGTTCGAGCACTGGGCTGGTGTTGACCCCATCCCCGGCCATTCCGAGCCTGCCCTGAGCGGAGCCGAAGGGAGGGGGAAGGGAGATGAAATGTGGGTGGTGCCCGACATTCTTGTTCTCGGCAAAGCCCTGGGTGGTGGACTTCCCATGGGCGCGTTCATCAGTTCGCGCGTGCGCATGCAACTGCTCACGCACGATCCCGTGCTCGGCCACATCACCACCTTCGGCGGGCATCCACTACCGTGCGTGGCGGGGCTCGCGGCACTGAATGCCCTGCTGGATGAAGGCATGCTTGTCAATGCCCAGCGTACAGGTGAGCTCTTCAAGGAACTGCTGTTGCATCCGCGCATCAAGGAAGTGCGCGGCATGGGTCTCATGCTGGCTGTGGACCTTGACGATGCCGACCTGGTGCAACGCGTGGTGATGGGCGCGTTGGGCAAAGGGGTGCTCGGCTTCTGGTTCCTGAGCTGCCCCACGGCGTTCAGGATCGCCCCGCCGTTGATCACGGATGAAGGGATGGTGCGGGAGGCTTGCGGCGTGATCCTGGAGGAATTGGGCAACTAGCCAATTCCCCCCACCTCCGCCATCGTGCCCAACTGATCATCGATGGTTTCCCTTCTACGCACCAAGTGCACGTTGCCTTGGTGCAACAGCACCTCGGCGGGGCGCGGGCGGCTGTTGTAGTTGCTCGCCATTGTCATGCCGTAGGCGCCAGCGTTGAGGAACGCGAGCACGTCGCCTTCGCGCACTTCGGGCAGCTGGCGGTCCCAGGCGAAGGTGTCCGTTTCACAGATGTTGCCCACCACGGTGTAGATGCGCGGCTTGCCGCCAGGGCGGCTCAGATTGAGAATGCGGTGGTAGCTACCGTAGAGCATGGGGCGAATGAGGTGGTTCAGGCCGCTGTCGACACCCACGAACACGGTGGCCGTGGTCTGCTTCACCTGGCTCACGGTAACCAAAAACACGCCGCTCTCGCTCACCAGGAATTTCCCGGGCTCGAACCAGAGCTCCACCGGCCGTGAGCGCTGCATGTTGAACGCGCTCAACCGCACGCAGAGCCTTGCGCCAAGATCTTCAATGTCGGTGGAAACATCGTCCTGCTTATAGGGCACTTTGAACCCGCTGCCCAGATCGAGGAATTCCAGGTCGGGGAAGTGCTCTGCCGTGTCCAGGAGGATCTCGGCGGCCTGCAGGAAGACCTCTGTGTCGAGGATATCGCTGCCTGTGTGCATGTGCAGGCCGTTGACGCGCATGCCGTGCGAGGCCACTACGCGTTGCACGTGGCGCAGCTGGTGAATGCTGATGCCGAACTTGCTGTCGATGTGACCAGTGCTGATGCGTTCGTTGCCCCCCGCCATGATGTGCGGGTTGATGCGCACGCACACGGGCACGGTGCTGCCGAAGTCGTGACCGAAATGCTCCAGCACGCTGATGCTGTCGATGTTGATGTGGATGCCCAGTTCAACGGCGCGCTTGTACTCGGCATAGGCCACCATATTGGGCGTGAAGAGGATCTCGTGCGGCTGGAAACCAGCGCGCAGGCCCAGTTCCACTTCGTGGATACTGACGGTATCCAACCCGCAGCCGCACTGGCGTAACCACCGCATCACGTTGATGTTGGCGTTGGCCTTGCAGGCGTACATAAAACGCGTCTTGGAACCGGTGAACGCACGTTTCAAGCGGTCCACCTGATGTGCCATCACGGCACTGTCGTACACGTACACCGGCGTGCCGGTGAGTTCCAATGTGCGCGACAAGTCCGCACTGCCTCTGATAATACCATGCTCCATGCTTGGGCGAAACTACCATGTGCGCCACGGACGCACTTCCCGGGACGAGCGCGGTGCGAACGCGCTTAGACTTACCCGCGCTGTCCGCGCGTGATGGCTTCCACCCGCCCCTGGACTTGGAGTTTCTCGTAGATATTACGCACGTGGGTACGCACAGTATTCACCGAAACGCCCAGCTTGTCGGCGATCTCCTTGTCGCGCAATCCGGTCACCATCCAATCGAGCACGTCCTGCTCGCGGGCCGTCAGGGCATCGTTCGGGTCGGGCGCCTTCAGTTGGAAGCTGCCCACCACGCGGCGCGCGATGGCGGGGCTCATGGGCGATCCGCCTTGCAGTACCTGTTCGATGGCCTCGCGGATCTCCTCCACGGTGCTGCGCTTCAACAGATATCCCACCGCACCGCTGCGCAGCGCCTTGAAGATCTTCTCATCGTCCTCGTGCACGGTGCACATGATGACGTACGTGCGCGGCCAGCGCTTCTTGATGTACCGCGTGCACTCAATGCCGTCGGCACCCGGCAGCCGGATGTCCATCAAGACGACATTGGGCTCCATCATATCGGGCAGGTCCATGGCCTCCTCCGTGGATGCCACGGCCCTGCACGCGATCCCGTCCAGCTCATCCAGCTTGGTGCCCACGTTTTCCCGGTAGTCAGCGTGGTCGTCGATCATCAGCACACGCACAAGGCTCCCGTCCACCTTCATGCCGCCAAGTTCGGGAACCGCTGTGGGTCCCGCTTCATCATTTATGGTGACCCGCCAAGGGCAGGTCTATGCGCACAGTGGTGCCTCCTTGCCGGGCAGGTTCGTGGGAAATGATGCCCTCCAGTTTCGCAGCACGTTCCATCAAGCCCTTAAGGCCGTGACGGCCCGAAGGACCAGCGCCTTCGCTCAAAGGCATGCCTGTGCCATCGTCCGTAATGGTCACGTACAAATGCCCGTAGGCCACGGCACTGGTCAGCTTCACGTTCCTGGCCCCGGCATGCTGGGCCACATTGCGCGCCACCTCCTTCACCATGAGCAGCAAGCCACGGCGTTGGTCCGCCGCCAGGTACACGCGCTTTTTGGGATTGGTGATCTCGCTTCGAAGTAAAAGGCCGTGACTATCGCAGAAACCGGTGAGCCAGCGCTCCACATAATCCATGGTGGCTACCAAGTGGTCGCGCTTGGGGTCCAGGGTCCAGATGATCTCATCGATCTTATCGATCACACCGCCCAGACCTGTTGCGATGGCGCTCATCCTCGAGCGTTCTTCCTCCGTTGCCGCATGCGCGCCAGCACTGCGCGCCATGCCCAGAACGAGGCTGATTTCAGCACCCAGGTCGTCGTGCACATCGCTGGCGATGCGGCGGCGTTCGCGGTCGAGCGCGGTCTGCCTGCGCAGCAGAAGGAGCACCTTGTTGTCCCTGCGCCAAAAGAACCTGGCCACCAGTGCGAACACCACGGCCAGCACCACGGCAAAGCCCAGCACAAGTGTCCATGTTGCGGTAGCCCCGTCCATGCGCACAAGATGGCAAAGCCGACCGGTTCAGAACTGGCCCGTTGCCAGGAGCACCAACGTGCATGCCTCCAATGGTTCGATGCCATGGGCCAACGCCCGCCTGAACAACCGTTCGTTCTCGGCCCCCGGGTTGAAAATGATGCGTCTGGGTTTCAGCGCGATGATCCGGTCTTCCCAGACGGCTTGGTTCGAGGCGTTCAAATACAGGGTTACCGTGTGCACTTCGGTATTCCCCGGTATGGTCACGTGGATCGGGAGATCATCGATGGAGGCTGCCCGCGCACCAACCGCCAAGACAGGGTGACCATGATCGCGCAGGCTGCGGACCGCCATGTTGCTGTACCGATCGGCCCTGGGACTGGCGCCGAGCACGAGTGTGGTTTTCGGTCCGTCCGGCATATCAGGTACGTGCTGTGGAGGGGACGGCATCCATTCCCTTCTTGAGGTCGTCCACGATCTTACCGGGCAGTTTTGTCAGGTCCAGCAGCATCAGCCCGTCCAAGGCGTCATTGAAACGGGGGTCGCAGTTGAAGCCGATGATCCTGGCGTTCAGGCCAAGGTACTTCTTCAACAGCACGGGCACCGTGGTCTCGTTGGGGTCGGTGTCCGCTATCAGCTTGTCCAACTGCTTGATGTCCGCCGCTGCGTGCTTGAGCAGTGCCTCACTGTCGGCGCTTTCCTGTGGGACCTTGAAGCGGTTGCGAGGTTCCACATGCGCGGCCAGCGCGCGATCGTAGTGGTGCTGCTGGACGAAGGCCATGATGAGCGCACGGCTGAAACGGCTGTAATTGCTGCTGATGCTCACCGGGCCGATGAGGAAGCGATGGTCCGGGTGCGACAGGATATGGATGAGCAGACCGCGCCAGAGCATGAACAAGGGTAGGCGGTGCTTCTGGTATTCTTCGGCAATGAAACTGCGGCCTAGCTCAAAGCACTTGGCGAGCACCTTTTCCATGGGCTTGCCCATGCGGAACAATGTGTTGGTATAGAAGCCGCGCTTACCGTACCGCTGTATGATCCGTGTTCCGTCACCTACACGATAAGCGCCCGCCAGTTTGTTCTGGGCCCGGTCCCACAGGAAAAGATGGTCGTAGTACAGGTCGAATTCATCGAGGTCGATACGCTTGTTGGTGCCTTCGCCCACGTTGCGGAACGTGATCTCGCGCTGTCGGCCTATTTCGCGCAGGATGTGCGGAATGCGGTCCGCAGCTGCCAAGTAAAGATCGAACTCCCCTTGGCTGCTCAGCTTCAAGTCTGCGATCCCGGCAAGTTCCTCCACCAACCGATCGATGGGATCCGGCGCCGTGATCTCCTTGGGCCTACGCGGGAAGAACAACGGTCGGAACTGCTCCCGTTTCACCTGGACACCACTGCCCAGAGCATAGGTCTTCGCGCGCAGATAGCGCCCCAACGATTCGATGTTGGGCAGTTCGTCCAGCTCTTTCGGCAAGATCGGTTTGCCGATGCGCATGCGCACATGCCTACCACGCATTCGAAGCATCTCACCCGGCAGCACCAGTGTTCGCAAGTTGGGGTGGATCATGCCCAACGCATGGAACAGCCTGCTGTTGCTCCCATCGAACCATACCGGCACCACCGGCACCTTGGCGTTGTGGATCAACTTCACGACCGGTGATTTCCAACGTGTATCGGCGACCGCCTTGATGTCCGTCTGCCAACTGCTCACTTCACCAGCCGGGAAAATGCCAAGCGCCCCACCACTGCCCACGTGCTCCATGGCCTGGCGCATGCCCTGAAAACTGCTGCGGCTCTTGAGCTCCTCGAACGGGTTAACACCGATGAAGCGGTCCTGCAAAGGCTCCAACTGCTTCAACATGAAATTGGCCATCACCCTCAGGTCGGGGCGCAATGGATCCAGGGTTTGGATCATCGCCAACCCATCAATGGCACCATAAGGATGATTGGCCACGAACACGGCCCCGCCTTCACGGGGCACCAAGGCCAGGTCCTCCGACGAGACCACAATTTGAAGGTCGAGGCGCTTGAACAACTCGTCGATGAACTCGATGCCCATCACATCGGGCATCTCGACGTACATGCGCTGCAGCTTGCCCAAACCGCTCACCTCGCTCAGTACTGGAATGCGCGGGTCTCCGGGTTTCATATGACTGGCCTTCGCCAGTTCCGCAGGGTCTACCAGTCGCTTCATGCGTCAGGCCAAATGTACCCGGTGGCGTCTGCCTGGGCTCGTTGGGCCATGGACCAGCGGTTGTATGAGCGTGTGCATTACCTTCACGCTCCTTTCCAGACCCATGTCACCATGTGCAACGCTTTCCGCAAACTGTCCATCCTCGTTTTCTGCGCGCTCCAGCTTCCGACCATGGGGCAAACAACCATGTACGGCCTTACCTCGGTCGGTGGTGAATACGGGGTGGGCACCATCTATTCCATGACGGAATCCGGTACGTTCAGCAAACGCCTGGACCTGTTCCGCTTCGAAGGTTCCAACCCGAAAGGCGATATCCTGCGCGGCAACAATGGACGATACTATGGCACGACCGAATTCGGCGGTGCCAATGGCGTGGGGACATTGTGGGAGTACAATCCCACAACGGGGGTTTATGTTGTGCTGCACGACTTCACCAGCGCAACGGGATCGCGTCCCGTACGCGGTGTCATCCTCACCAGCAACGGTCGCTTGACCGGCACCTGCAGTGAAGGCGGTGCGAACAATGTGGGTTGTATCTGGGATTACAACACCGCCACATCCACGTTCACCAAACGGGCCGATTTCTCCGGTGCTGCGAACGGGAGTTTCCCTCGGTGCCGGCTCGTCCAGGTCAGTTCCACCCGCGTGTTCGGTGTCACCCAATCAGGTGGCACGAACGGACGTGGCACCCTGTACGAATTCAACCCCACCAACGGAGCGATCACCGTGCGGCACCACTTCGCGCTCGCAACAGGTTCGCACCCTTATGGTGGTGTGCTTCTGGCAAGCAATAACAGGCTCTATGGCACCACGCTTTCCGGCGGGGTGAACAATGCCGGAACGTTGTACGATTTCAACACCACCACCAACACGCACGCAAAATTGATCGACCTTGCGGTGGCAACGGGTTCGAGCCCGTTGGGCGAACTCGTGCAAGCTGCATCAGGCACCATCTATGGCACAACTTCAGCAGGCGGTGCCAACTCCGTTGGCGTGCTTTTCAGCTTCACCATCACCGGAAGTGTTTATGCCGTGGAACACGACTTCAACAATGCCGGGGGCTATTCACCGTTCGGAAAACTGCTCGCTCGTACGGATGGTTTCCTGTATGGACTTACCAACCAAGGTGGCCCTGCCGGTGATGGTACATTGTTCAGCTTCGACCCGGTGACCAACAACTACGCAGTTCTCGCCGACCTCGGCGCGAGCGGTATCGGGGAACCGTGGGGCGGTCTGATGGAAGACGGGACCGGTGTGCTCAACGGGCTGTGCCGCACTGGCGGCAGCGGTCAGAACGGGGCACTGTTCCGCTTCACCTTGGCAACAAGCAATTTGAGCATTGCCGTGCCCTTCAATTTCAGCAGTGGATCGGGCCCCAACGGGCGCATGTTGAAACACACCAATGGCCTGTTCTATGGGCTTACCAATGTAGGCGGCGCCAATAATGCCGGTGTGATCTTTTCGTTCGACCCGGTCAGCAACCAATACGTGGTACGCAAGGATCTCGGCGGCGTTGATGGCGCCACCCCATTGGGAACGCTCTGTGAGTCCGGAGGCAAACTCTACGGCACATGCCGTAACGGCGGTGCAGGCGGTATTGGGACCATCTTCGAGTTCAACCCCGCGACGAACACGTTCACGAAAAAGGTCGACCTGTCCGCTTCATTGGGCCAGGAACCGAGGGTCGGCTTCGCAAAGGGCAGCAATGGCAGGCTCTATTTGGCCACGGGGGCAGGAGGCACCTTCGGTTTTGGTACGATCATCGAATACGTGCCAGCAACGAACACGCCCACCAAAGTGCACGATTTCGCACTATTGGACGGAACGGATGCCGAGGCCGAACTCCATCTCGCCAACGATGGGCATCTCTACGGTGTGCAATCCGAGAACGGGCAGTTTGCCGCAGGCACGCTCTACCGCTTCAGCAGCGGCAATACATTCACGAAGTTGTTCGATTTCGATGGGATACAGGGCGGCACTCCCATGGGTTCGGTTGTACAAGCTCCCAACGGTAAGCTCTATGGGATCTGTTCGGAGAACGGTTTGTTCGACCCAGGCGTCATCTTCAGTTGGGATATCGGTACGAACACGTACACGGAAGAGTATCCTCTGTTGACGACCGAAGGGCAAGCTTCGCAATCGGCTCTATTGGTCGGTACGGACGGCAACCTTTACGGCACATGCGTGGAAGGCGGGACCAACAACCTGGGCACGGTCTTCAGGTTCAACCCTGGCACGCTGACCTTCAATGTTCTGAAGAACTTCACCGGAACGGACGGCCGTACACCCCTTGACGGCCTGGCCAACGAAACCGTGCCAGCATCGAACATTACCGTGGATATCGAGGTCATGCTCGAGGGGCCTTACAATTCGGGATCGGGCTTGATGAACGATGTGCTGCGTACGCTTGTCAACCCGAACGGCTTCCCGCTCACCGAGCCTTACACTGCGCTGGGCTTCACCAGTACAGGCGGCGGTGGTGGAGAGACCATCAATGCTACCGTCCTGACAACGACGGGGAACGATGCCATCGTTGATTGGGTGTTCGTCCAACTGCGCAGTTCAACGGACAACACGAGCGTGCAATACACACGTTGCGCCCTTGTTCAACGCGATGGGGACGTGGTGGATGTTGACGGTTCTTCACCCCTCAGTTTCAATGCCCCGGCCGGCAACTACTTCATCGCGGTGCGCCACCGCAACCATTTGGGCACCATGACCGCGAGCCCTGTTGCGTTGGCATCGGCGCCTGTGACGGTGGACTTTTCGGATGGATCAACGCCGACCTTCGGCACTGATGCACAGAAGATCTCGGGGGCCCTTCGATTGTTATGGGCCGGTAATGTCACCATTGATTCCCCAGGGCCTGTACAACTGAAATACACTGGCACTAACAACGACCGGGACCCCATCCTGGTTGCCGTGGGCGGCACGATACCGACCAATACCGTTGGTGGTTATCGCTCTCAGGACGTGACGATGGACGGCATTACGAAGTACACCGGTACATCGAACGACCGCGATCCGATCCTGG
Protein-coding sequences here:
- a CDS encoding S9 family peptidase, yielding MFRSTSLIAACVLTAAAAAQQITSADIWTTPKFSTKGVYGLASMNDGVHYTTMGRKDGATQLFQCSYATGDTVGVIFKSNELIPSSGKGALEVEGYSFSGDEKRVMVETDVEPIYRHSYAAYHYIYDRASRTTVPLSDPKKPKQRLATFSPDGSKAAFVRDNNLFFVDLATMKETQATIDGVWNSIINGATDWVYEEEFALVQGYQWSPAGTKILYLKSDETDVREFNVDTYAAQLYPKEHRFKYPKAGERNSTVELHCYDTRGGSSTLIPLGDAPEPYIPRFGWTANDDVLWYMRMNRLQNEKVISTVAVPLLRAVQSGLKPRDVYKENSKTYVEVTDDLFFTEEGNGFVLTTEQSGWNHIWYQPINTKIGDGRIPAGRYLTTGNWDVLGVKGLDEANNRVVFTASKVDAMHQEVYAVGLTGKGLVELSPKGGFNDAEFSSTFKYFINTRSTANSPDAVTLHDGSGKQLKVLEDNKDLRKALGEYQMTPVEFFTFTTDSGVVLNGWMIKPQYLREGTKHPVFMTQYSGPNSNEVLDKWDGRNYVWAQQLVQQGNIVVCIDPRGTGRRGRDFRHITYGQLGKYETEDQIAAAKWLGKQSYVDASRIGIFGWSYGGYMSSLCITKGADVFKCAIAVAPVTNWRYYDTIYTERYMGLPKDNGKGYDDNSPINHVSKLKGKYLLVHGLADDNVHYQNTADMVTALVKAGKPFEQFIYPDKNHGIGGAATRLHLYEMMNRFLAANL
- a CDS encoding aspartate aminotransferase family protein; protein product: MPLRQAFLDHLAQTSPHPLALDIVHAEGCYLTDRSGKRYLDLVSGLAVNNVGHRHPKVVDAIKEQSDKYLHVIPYGEFVQEPQVRFAEKLTSLLPPSLNCIYFVNSGTEAIEAAVKLAKRSTGRTRIIGCRKSYHGSTHGSLSLTDNSKKRYRNLPLLPDSDHITFGSVGQVEQAMADLSHIDERTACVVVEPVQGDAGVRLPDAKWLKTLRKRCTEVGALLVFDEVQTGFGRTGKLFAFEHWAGVDPIPGHSEPALSGAEGRGKGDEMWVVPDILVLGKALGGGLPMGAFISSRVRMQLLTHDPVLGHITTFGGHPLPCVAGLAALNALLDEGMLVNAQRTGELFKELLLHPRIKEVRGMGLMLAVDLDDADLVQRVVMGALGKGVLGFWFLSCPTAFRIAPPLITDEGMVREACGVILEELGN
- the lysA gene encoding diaminopimelate decarboxylase, with amino-acid sequence MEHGIIRGSADLSRTLELTGTPVYVYDSAVMAHQVDRLKRAFTGSKTRFMYACKANANINVMRWLRQCGCGLDTVSIHEVELGLRAGFQPHEILFTPNMVAYAEYKRAVELGIHINIDSISVLEHFGHDFGSTVPVCVRINPHIMAGGNERISTGHIDSKFGISIHQLRHVQRVVASHGMRVNGLHMHTGSDILDTEVFLQAAEILLDTAEHFPDLEFLDLGSGFKVPYKQDDVSTDIEDLGARLCVRLSAFNMQRSRPVELWFEPGKFLVSESGVFLVTVSQVKQTTATVFVGVDSGLNHLIRPMLYGSYHRILNLSRPGGKPRIYTVVGNICETDTFAWDRQLPEVREGDVLAFLNAGAYGMTMASNYNSRPRPAEVLLHQGNVHLVRRRETIDDQLGTMAEVGGIG
- a CDS encoding response regulator transcription factor → MKVDGSLVRVLMIDDHADYRENVGTKLDELDGIACRAVASTEEAMDLPDMMEPNVVLMDIRLPGADGIECTRYIKKRWPRTYVIMCTVHEDDEKIFKALRSGAVGYLLKRSTVEEIREAIEQVLQGGSPMSPAIARRVVGSFQLKAPDPNDALTAREQDVLDWMVTGLRDKEIADKLGVSVNTVRTHVRNIYEKLQVQGRVEAITRGQRG
- a CDS encoding CoA-binding protein; this translates as MPDGPKTTLVLGASPRADRYSNMAVRSLRDHGHPVLAVGARAASIDDLPIHVTIPGNTEVHTVTLYLNASNQAVWEDRIIALKPRRIIFNPGAENERLFRRALAHGIEPLEACTLVLLATGQF
- a CDS encoding lysophospholipid acyltransferase family protein yields the protein MKRLVDPAELAKASHMKPGDPRIPVLSEVSGLGKLQRMYVEMPDVMGIEFIDELFKRLDLQIVVSSEDLALVPREGGAVFVANHPYGAIDGLAMIQTLDPLRPDLRVMANFMLKQLEPLQDRFIGVNPFEELKSRSSFQGMRQAMEHVGSGGALGIFPAGEVSSWQTDIKAVADTRWKSPVVKLIHNAKVPVVPVWFDGSNSRLFHALGMIHPNLRTLVLPGEMLRMRGRHVRMRIGKPILPKELDELPNIESLGRYLRAKTYALGSGVQVKREQFRPLFFPRRPKEITAPDPIDRLVEELAGIADLKLSSQGEFDLYLAAADRIPHILREIGRQREITFRNVGEGTNKRIDLDEFDLYYDHLFLWDRAQNKLAGAYRVGDGTRIIQRYGKRGFYTNTLFRMGKPMEKVLAKCFELGRSFIAEEYQKHRLPLFMLWRGLLIHILSHPDHRFLIGPVSISSNYSRFSRALIMAFVQQHHYDRALAAHVEPRNRFKVPQESADSEALLKHAAADIKQLDKLIADTDPNETTVPVLLKKYLGLNARIIGFNCDPRFNDALDGLMLLDLTKLPGKIVDDLKKGMDAVPSTART